The Punica granatum isolate Tunisia-2019 chromosome 4, ASM765513v2, whole genome shotgun sequence genome has a window encoding:
- the LOC116204688 gene encoding low-temperature-induced 65 kDa protein-like isoform X2 yields MESQAVHSHGHGYEHDPNTGGLHSVVEGEDHHEKKSVLKKVKAKAKKLKDTITKHGHNHDHDRHEGHIPDDHDLDEEDEEAEDEEVVEDPDIHGAPMYESAAMRSAVPGLGLERPTGTEEAQNLAFHTSQEHAAGVIKAGHDRPRAEYGGTMPIDEGLRTPANTPQSPVPTHGTATRAADPARTFLHETADQSKVNLTRPGRLEEDPDAPKDREELYKPSNYQTKVTDPTGSGGDEVKIAPVDQAFGAMHIRDETETKPNQIPTTLMGSHDQFSPESITKETEKLSASREPVCESHSAAGIYEGPLKDEKPVQIPSASTGSHDQFSPGPITKDTEKLSASQEPVHESHSAAGTEGTQKDEKPSSPSSYTEKISSATAAVADKAIAAKNILTSKLGYGTSPEGDVKEDKSPGKSPRQGGYAEKITSATHVIADKAVSAKNLVTSKIGYGQKEDQAAHESSGVTEHPADKTSEQSSYTGKIAAVGVTARDVVASKLGYGKKDDAASHEKTEQMIGEGYAGGTTSATEHRKKGSVQDKGVSVKDYLAEKLKPGEEDKALSEVISSALDKRKKTADKPAVVTESDEVRRHLGEGQLSSPGKGVVDKLKGAVGSWLGKSGDPNAPQQSHGTDAAREEQGDERRLQESMG; encoded by the exons ATGGAGTCCCAAGCCGTTCACTCGCATGGCCACGGGTACGAGCACGACCCGAACACGGGCGGGCTTCACTCCG TTGTGGAGGGTGAGGACCACCATGAGAAGAAGTCGGTGCTGAAGAAGGTGAAGGCAAAGGCGAAGAAGCTGAAGGACACGATCACTAAGCACGGCCACAACCACGACCACGACCGTCATGAAGGCCACATCCCGGACGATCACGATCTCGATGAGGAAGACGAAGAGGCTGAGGATGAGGAGGTGGTCGAGGACCCGGATATTCACGGTGCACCGA TGTACGAGTCTGCTGCCATGAGGAGTGCTGTCCCTGGTCTCGGCTTGGAAAGGCCGACGGGAACAGAGGAGGCCCAGAACCTGGCATTCCACACAAGCCAGGAACATGCTGCCGGAGTAATCAAGGCAGGTCATGACCGTCCGAGGGCCGAGTATGGAGGGACAATGCCCATTGACGAAGGTCTTAGGACGCCAGCAAATACACCTCAATCTCCTGTTCCTACTCACGGGACGGCTACCCGCGCAGCAGACCCGGCTAGGACTTTTCTCCATGAGACGGCCGACCAATCCAAGGTTAATTTGACGAGGCCGGGAAGGCTGGAGGAGGACCCTGATGCACCCAAGGACAGGGAGGAACTTTATAAGCCTTCAAATTATCAGACCAAAGTCACGGATCCGACTGGCTCGG GTGGTGATGAAGTGAAAATTGCTCCAGTTGATCAGGCCTTCGGGGCTATGCACATTAGGGACGAGACcgaaaccaaaccaaaccaaatTCCCACCACATTGATGGGAAGCCACGACCAGTTCTCCCCTGAATCAATCACCAAAGAGACTGAGAAGTTATCGGCATCCCGAGAGCCAGTCTGTGAGAGCCATAGTGCTGCCGGAATATATGAGGGCCCTCTGAAGGATGAGAAACCGGTCCAAATTCCCAGCGCATCGACGGGAAGCCATGACCAATTCTCTCCTGGACCAATCACCAAAGACACTGAGAAGTTATCAGCATCGCAAGAGCCGGTCCATGAGAGCCATAGTGCGGCCGGAACTGAGGGCACTCAGAAGGATGAGAAACCATCGAGCCCGAGCAGCTACACGGAGAAGATATCCTCTGCCACAGCAGCAGTTGCCGATAAGGCCATTGCAGCAAAGAATATCTTGACCTCAAAGCTCGGATATGGCACCAGTCCTGAAGGAGATGTGAAGGAGGATAAGTCGCCCGGCAAATCACCGAGGCAAGGTGGTTATGCTGAGAAGATCACTTCCGCGACTCATGTAATTGCTGACAAAGCAGTCTCAGCGAAGAATCTCGTGACCTCAAAGATCGGCTATGGCCAGAAAGAAGATCAGGCCGCCCATGAGAGCTCGGGCGTGACTGAGCACCCAGCTGATAAGACATCAGAACAGAGCAGTTACACTGGGAAGATAGCTGCTGTTGGTGTGACAGCCAGAGATGTTGTGGCATCGAAGCTCGGCTATGGGAAGAAGGACGATGCGGCATCTCACGAGAAGACAGAGCAGATGATTGGAGAAGGGTATGCAGGGGGGACAACATCTGCGACGGAGCATAGGAAGAAAGGCTCGGTGCAGGACAAGGGAGTGTCGGTGAAGGATTACTTGGCGGAGAAGTTGAAGCCCGGAGAGGAGGACAAGGCACTGTCAGAGGTGATCTCGAGCGCCTTGGACAAGCGAAAGAAGACGGCGGACAAGCCCGCTGTAGTGACGGAATCGGATGAAGTGAGGAGACATTTGGGAGAAGGCCAGCTCAGCAGCCCGGGGAAGGGCGTGGTCGATAAGCTCAAAGGCGCTGTGGGATCTTGGCTTGGGAAGAGTGGGGACCCTAATGCTCCTCAGCAGTCTCATG GTACAGATGCTGCACGGGAGGAGCAAGGCGATGAGCGGAGGCTTCAGGAGTCAATGGGCTGA
- the LOC116204688 gene encoding low-temperature-induced 65 kDa protein-like isoform X1 has protein sequence MESQAVHSHGHGYEHDPNTGGLHSVVEGEDHHEKKSVLKKVKAKAKKLKDTITKHGHNHDHDRHEGHIPDDHDLDEEDEEAEDEEVVEDPDIHGAPMYESAAMRSAVPGLGLERPTGTEEAQNLAFHTSQEHAAGVIKAGHDRPRAEYGGTMPIDEGLRTPANTPQSPVPTHGTATRAADPARTFLHETADQSKVNLTRPGRLEEDPDAPKDREELYKPSNYQTKVTDPTGSGGDEVKIAPVDQAFGAMHIRDETETKPNQIPTTLMGSHDQFSPESITKETEKLSASREPVCESHSAAGIYEGPLKDEKPVQIPSASTGSHDQFSPGPITKDTEKLSASQEPVHESHSAAGTEGTQKDEKPSSPSSYTEKISSATAAVADKAIAAKNILTSKLGYGTSPEGDVKEDKSPGKSPRQGGYAEKITSATHVIADKAVSAKNLVTSKIGYGQKEDQAAHESSGVTEHPADKTSEQSSYTGKIAAVGVTARDVVASKLGYGKKDDAASHEKTEQMIGEGYAGGTTSATEHRKKGSVQDKGVSVKDYLAEKLKPGEEDKALSEVISSALDKRKKTADKPAVVTESDEVRRHLGEGQLSSPGKGVVDKLKGAVGSWLGKSGDPNAPQQSHGSESVATGTDAAREEQGDERRLQESMG, from the exons ATGGAGTCCCAAGCCGTTCACTCGCATGGCCACGGGTACGAGCACGACCCGAACACGGGCGGGCTTCACTCCG TTGTGGAGGGTGAGGACCACCATGAGAAGAAGTCGGTGCTGAAGAAGGTGAAGGCAAAGGCGAAGAAGCTGAAGGACACGATCACTAAGCACGGCCACAACCACGACCACGACCGTCATGAAGGCCACATCCCGGACGATCACGATCTCGATGAGGAAGACGAAGAGGCTGAGGATGAGGAGGTGGTCGAGGACCCGGATATTCACGGTGCACCGA TGTACGAGTCTGCTGCCATGAGGAGTGCTGTCCCTGGTCTCGGCTTGGAAAGGCCGACGGGAACAGAGGAGGCCCAGAACCTGGCATTCCACACAAGCCAGGAACATGCTGCCGGAGTAATCAAGGCAGGTCATGACCGTCCGAGGGCCGAGTATGGAGGGACAATGCCCATTGACGAAGGTCTTAGGACGCCAGCAAATACACCTCAATCTCCTGTTCCTACTCACGGGACGGCTACCCGCGCAGCAGACCCGGCTAGGACTTTTCTCCATGAGACGGCCGACCAATCCAAGGTTAATTTGACGAGGCCGGGAAGGCTGGAGGAGGACCCTGATGCACCCAAGGACAGGGAGGAACTTTATAAGCCTTCAAATTATCAGACCAAAGTCACGGATCCGACTGGCTCGG GTGGTGATGAAGTGAAAATTGCTCCAGTTGATCAGGCCTTCGGGGCTATGCACATTAGGGACGAGACcgaaaccaaaccaaaccaaatTCCCACCACATTGATGGGAAGCCACGACCAGTTCTCCCCTGAATCAATCACCAAAGAGACTGAGAAGTTATCGGCATCCCGAGAGCCAGTCTGTGAGAGCCATAGTGCTGCCGGAATATATGAGGGCCCTCTGAAGGATGAGAAACCGGTCCAAATTCCCAGCGCATCGACGGGAAGCCATGACCAATTCTCTCCTGGACCAATCACCAAAGACACTGAGAAGTTATCAGCATCGCAAGAGCCGGTCCATGAGAGCCATAGTGCGGCCGGAACTGAGGGCACTCAGAAGGATGAGAAACCATCGAGCCCGAGCAGCTACACGGAGAAGATATCCTCTGCCACAGCAGCAGTTGCCGATAAGGCCATTGCAGCAAAGAATATCTTGACCTCAAAGCTCGGATATGGCACCAGTCCTGAAGGAGATGTGAAGGAGGATAAGTCGCCCGGCAAATCACCGAGGCAAGGTGGTTATGCTGAGAAGATCACTTCCGCGACTCATGTAATTGCTGACAAAGCAGTCTCAGCGAAGAATCTCGTGACCTCAAAGATCGGCTATGGCCAGAAAGAAGATCAGGCCGCCCATGAGAGCTCGGGCGTGACTGAGCACCCAGCTGATAAGACATCAGAACAGAGCAGTTACACTGGGAAGATAGCTGCTGTTGGTGTGACAGCCAGAGATGTTGTGGCATCGAAGCTCGGCTATGGGAAGAAGGACGATGCGGCATCTCACGAGAAGACAGAGCAGATGATTGGAGAAGGGTATGCAGGGGGGACAACATCTGCGACGGAGCATAGGAAGAAAGGCTCGGTGCAGGACAAGGGAGTGTCGGTGAAGGATTACTTGGCGGAGAAGTTGAAGCCCGGAGAGGAGGACAAGGCACTGTCAGAGGTGATCTCGAGCGCCTTGGACAAGCGAAAGAAGACGGCGGACAAGCCCGCTGTAGTGACGGAATCGGATGAAGTGAGGAGACATTTGGGAGAAGGCCAGCTCAGCAGCCCGGGGAAGGGCGTGGTCGATAAGCTCAAAGGCGCTGTGGGATCTTGGCTTGGGAAGAGTGGGGACCCTAATGCTCCTCAGCAGTCTCATG GCAGTGAATCCGTTGCCACAGGTACAGATGCTGCACGGGAGGAGCAAGGCGATGAGCGGAGGCTTCAGGAGTCAATGGGCTGA
- the LOC116206214 gene encoding myosin heavy chain, non-muscle: MFKSWKSDKSKIKAVFRLQFQATQVPKLKKPTLTVSLMPDNAGKPTVKLEKAVVQDGTCAWEHPVYETVKLIRESKTGKIHEKIYHFIVSAGSSKSGFLGEASIDFADFAEETKPVTLSLPLKFANSGAILHVTIQNMQGADQRELEEYGDPISTNDKSLMNQLSNCSTDDNSQHNYLDDEQFDESFQQDLERSLGPWNGQGEVEAVPKQNSGPPRRSFGTMLTKNNTHRRSQTEWSLGSASDGSFGDSMNNGDAHVPRERLRESPNNYIEKLKNEIDTLTKQSTLSELELQSLRKQVVKETKRGQSLSMEVNSLKEERDMLKKQCEELQSPTLDYEKAENLRALQIENEETKAQLDELRYEFDHEKELKANLRLQLQKTQDSNSELILELADLEEVVKEKNREISSLSLKIQNYKDLEEIEKRKSKYNMNAEGKARLQQELSEGHDGVEVSKLKQKIVELSDEIEVCKKQKAELETHLEQLTLDWEILKRENADISTKLEEMNLQEDLNEQMECPRCRGSIREREAQIEKLEEVVKKQEEELSESLISINELEIQLRGLEKEMDQQAREFEQELDAMTRAKIEQEQRAIGAEEALRKTRWKNAVAAERLQEEFKRLSVEMTSKFDENEKMAAKAVAESDELRQQKRTLEEMLQKANEEVRLVTDQNAVKLRDLYDQIASRAMQIEQMSAQLDSKAQQLEHSQQENERISKAFSMEIQKLSSEIENLRTENCELKEQCEEMAKVREDTERADREMRIQRWNAERDDLQRKFASVKKDAEEAGKELISMRSLKEEKEKVLENLESEVQSLLAQQNDLKQNLLKEEVEKENLRKQIHKLQSELRSREEKNTITERKLMNNCNQKQSNSSHCYQNAVATLKGKVGLLKEQIGLNSSAEASASSSGNEDGLKDIIKELERSMAHLRLCNFSADKSKKGVKSAASGDSEASLKRQEEACSEKGSQQSTSNTNDNCNINELLAALKVFKERNKLMEKELKDMEERYSEISLRFAEVEGERQQLVMTVRNLKNSMKS, from the exons ATGTTTAAGTCATGGAAAAGCGACAAGAGCAAGATCAAAGCTGTGTTCAGACTGCAGTTTCAGGCAACTCAG GTGCCCAAGTTGAAGAAGCCCACCTTAACAGTATCTCTGATGCCGGACAATGCGGGAAAGCCGACAGTGAAACTCGAGAAAGCCGTGGTTCAGGACGGGACTTGTGCCTGGGAGCATCCTGTTTATGAAACTGTGAAGCTCATTAGGGAGTCAAAGACGGGGAAAATCCATGAGAAGATTTACCACTTCATCGTGTCAGCA GGGTCGTCGAAATCAGGATTTCTCGGGGAAGCCTCGATTGACTTTGCAGATTTTGCCGAGGAAACTAAACCTGTGACTCTCTCTCTGCCCCTGAAGTTTGCAAATTCTGGTGCAATTTTACAT GTCACAATTCAGAATATGCAGGGTGCTGATCAAAG AGAACTGGAAGAATATGGAGATCCAATTTCCACCAATGACAAATCCCTGATGAATCAACTGAGCAATTGCAGCACAGATGATAATAGCCAGCATAACTATCTTGAT GATGAGCAGTTTGATGAGAGCTTTCAACAAGATTTGGAACGAAGCCTTGGACCATGGAATGGTCAAGGAGAAGTTGAAGCAGTTCCCAAGCAAAATTCAGGGCCTCCAAGGAGATCATTTGGCACAATGCTGACAAAGAACAACACGCATAGAAGATCACAGACCGAGTGGTCATTGGGTTCAGCTTCTGATGGGAGTTTTGGAGACTCAATGAACAATGGTGATGCACATGTCCCCAGAGAGAGGTTGCGGGAATCTCCAAATAATTATATCGAGAAACTGAAGAATGAAATAGATACTTTGACGAAGCAGTCGACGCTCTCCGAACTGGAACTTCAATCTCTCAGGAAACAGGTTGTCAAGGAGACCAAAAGGGGTCAGAGTTTATCAATGGAAGTCAATAGCCTTAAGGAGGAGAGAGATATGCTGAAGAAACAGTGCGAAGAACTTCAGTCTCCTACATTAGATTATGAAAAGGCAGAAAATTTGAGAGCACTACAGATTGAGAATGAGGAGACGAAGGCTCAACTAGATGAATTAAGATACGAATTCGATCATGAAAAAGAATTGAAGGCGAACCTCCGGTTACAGCTGCAGAAAACACAAGATTCAAACTCCGAGTTAATTCTAGAACTCGCAGATCTCGAGGAGGTGGTAAAGGAGAAAAATAGAGAGATATCAAGCCTTTCCCTCAAGATACAGAACTACAAGGATCTTGAGGAGATTGAGAAGAGAAAATCCAAGTACAACATGAATGCTGAAGGAAAAGCCCGCTTGCAGCAAGAACTATCTGAAGGGCATGATGGTGTTGAAGTCAGCAAGCTGAAGCAAAAGATAGTCGAACTGTCTGATGAGATTGAGGTCTGCAAGAAACAGAAGGCAGAGCTAGAGACGCACTTGGAACAACTTACCCTTGACTGGGAGATCTTAAAGCGAGAAAACGCTGATATCTCAACCAAACTGGAAGAAATGAATCTACAAGAAGATCTAAATGAGCAAATGGAATGCCCGAGATGCAGAGGCAGCATCAGAGAACGTGAGGCCCAAATAGAGAAGTTAGAGGAAGTAGTCAAGAAGCAGGAAGAAGAACTCTCTGAATCGTTGATTTCCATCAATGAACTGGAAATTCAGCTCAGGGGCCTCGAGAAAGAAATGGATCAGCAAGCTCGTGAATTTGAACAAGAGTTGGACGCCATGACTCGGGCCAAAATCGAACAGGAGCAGAGGGCGATAGGAGCAGAGGAGGCATTGAGGAAAACCAGATGGAAGAATGCTGTCGCAGCTGAGAGACTTCAGGAAGAGTTTAAAAGGCTCTCAGTAGAAATGACTTCCAAGTTCGATGAGAATGAAAAGATGGCAGCTAAAGCAGTAGCGGAATCTGACGAGCTCCGTCAACAGAAAAGAACTCTTGAAGAGATGCTTCAGAAAGCCAATGAAGAAGTAAGATTAGTTACAGATCAGAATGCGGTAAAACTGCGAGATCTTTACGATCAAATTGCTTCCAGAGCGATGCAAATAGAACAGATGTCGGCTCAGTTAGATAGCAAGGCCCAGCAACTTGAGCATTCACAACAAGAGAACGAACGGATAAGCAAGGCCTTCTCAATGGAAATACAGAAACTCAGCTCTGAAATAGAAAACCTGAGAACTGAGAACTGTGAGTTGAAAGAACAGTGCGAAGAGATGGCGAAGGTGAGAGAGGATACAGAACGAGCCGACAGGGAGATGCGCATACAGAGATGGAATGCTGAAAGAGATGACTTGCAGAGAAAATTTGCTTCAGTGAAGAAGGATGCTGAAGAAGCGGGGAAGGAACTGATTTCTATGAGGTCGCtgaaggaagaaaaggaaaaggtgCTCGAAAATCTGGAGTCAGAAGTTCAAAGTCTCCTGGCTCAGCAAAATGATCTGAAGCAGAACTTGTTGAAGGAAGAAGTGGAGAAAGAGAATTTGAGAAAGCAAATCCACAAATTACAGAGTGAGTTGAGGAgcagagaagagaagaatACTATAACCGAGCGAAAATTGATGAACAACTGCAACCAAAAGCAATCAAATTCATCCCATTGCTATCAAAATGCTGTTGCTACTTTGAAGGGGAAAGTGGGTCTATTAAAG GAACAGATTGGACTAAACAGCAGCGCTGAAGCTTCAGCCTCGTCATCGGGAAATGAAGATGGCCTCAAAGACATCATTAAAGAACTAGAGAGGAGCATGGCACATCTCAGATTGTGTAACTTTTCAGCCGATAAATCTAAAAAG GGGGTCAAAAGTGCTGCCAGCGGAGATAGTGAAGCATCCCTCAAAAG GCAAGAAGAAGCCTGCTCAGAAAAAGGAAGCCAACAATCCACTTCAAACACGAACGACAACTGCAACATTAACGAGCTGCTGGCTGCGCTGAAAGTGTTCAAAGAAAGGAACAAACTCATGGAGAAAGAGCTGAAAGACATGGAAGAGAGATACTCGGAGATTAGTCTCAGATTTGCCGAGGTAGAAGGTGAGAGGCAACAGCTTGTGATGACCGTGCGGAATCTCAAGAATAGCATGAAAAGCTGA
- the LOC116205256 gene encoding transmembrane ascorbate ferrireductase 1 has product MGIEVDAMPVSWVVHFLAIAGAVLVLVWNLHFRGGIAWESSDKSLIFNLHPVLMLIGLIIIGGEAIIAYKSLPLRKEVKKLIHLVLHAIALILGIIGINAAFRYHNESSIANLYSLHSWLGIGVIVLYGIQWLYGFVIFFYPGGSGPVKAASLPWHVVFGLFVYILAVATAILGFLEKLTFLESSGLTKYGSEAFLVNFTAIVTILYGAFVVITVFARGPPAEDDHSYSAIEG; this is encoded by the exons atgGGGATAGAGGTGGATGCAATGCCGGTTTCTTGGGTGGTTCACTTCCTGGCCATCGCCGGAGCAGTGTTGGTGTTGGTGTGGAACCTCCACTTCCGCGGTGGCATCGCCTGGGAATCCTCCGACAAAAGCCTCATCTTCAAC CTCCACCCCGTGCTAATGCTTATTGGGCTAATCATCATTGGAGGCGAAG CTATCATCGCTTACAAGTCATTGCCTCTGAGGAAAGAGGTGAAGAAGCTTATACATCTTGTGCTTCATGCCATTGCTCTTATCCTTGGAATAATTGGCATCAACGCTGCGTTCAGATACCATAATGAGAGCTCAATCGCGAATCTTTACAGCCTGCACTCCTGGTTGGGCATCGGAGTTATCGTACTCTATGGCATTCAG TGGTTGTATGGGTTTGTGATATTCTTCTACCCGGGAGGTTCGGGGCCGGTTAAGGCTGCATCGCTTCCCTGGCACGTCGTCTTTGGTCTGTTTGTGTACATTCTGGCCGTTGCCACTGCAATACTAGGGTTTCTGGAGAAGCTCACATTCCTCGAGAGCTCGGGACTTACAAAGTATGGATCTGAGGCCTTCCTTGTCAATTTCACTGCAATCGTTACGATCCTATACGGGGCATTCGTTGTAATAACAGTTTTTGCTCGAGGCCCCCCTGCCGAAGACGATCATAGCTACTCTGCTATAGAAGGATGA